The following proteins are co-located in the Trichomycterus rosablanca isolate fTriRos1 chromosome 14, fTriRos1.hap1, whole genome shotgun sequence genome:
- the LOC134326192 gene encoding piggyBac transposable element-derived protein 4-like: protein MEMIIPKFLPKRLPGLQLLSNTVYSPLQLFQLFFSTSVVKTIVDNTNKYAEIRAAANPSNKWIPLSVREFYKFIALVIYMGIVKLKSVADYWSGKEYYRLHCTTKVMTGKRFLAISSNLHLCDPKEDKDNTRRKGTPAYDKLFKLKPLYTELLTACRTYFQPDKDISIESKNLLICISKARIGLKQYMKGYHLYTDHFYTSPMLYLDLLKKETLACGTIRTNRKGYPRTKINDLTRQAKRGTIRWHRRGQLLFVKWMDTREVVVCSTMHKAYDGDTVMRRVKNQEGQISKTNAQEALPQKLFREKLMSELVAFSEDTTQDESAAGPSGETKQCLPAFYSDDSTAGRRKCAMCKRSGEIVKTPVYCKKCNVPLCVVAKRNCFYKWHNMGHHKNL from the exons atggagatgat CATTCCAAAATTTTTGCCAAAGCGACTTCCAGGGCTACAGCTTCTATCGAACACTGTATATTCCCCACTGCAGTTGTTTCAGCTGTTTTTCAGTACGTCTGTGGTGAAGACTATTGTAGATAACACCAATAAGTATGCTGAGATCAGAGCAGCTGCAAATCCATCCAACAAATGGATTCCTCTCAGTGTTAGAGAATTCTACAAATTTATTGCATTGGTAATATACATGGGGATTGTGAAACTAAAATCTGTTGCAGACTACTGGTCTGGAAAGGAATATTACCGCCTTCATTGCACCACAAAAGTGATGACAGGCAAAAGATTTTTGGCAATCTCTAGTAACCTGCATCTGTGTGACCCAAAAGAGGACAAAGATAACACAAGGAGAAAGGGAACCCCAGCATATGACAAACTTTTCAAATTGAAGCCACTGTATACAGAGTTGCTGACAGCATGCCGGACATATTTTCAGCCGGACAAGGACATTTCGATTGAAAGCAAGAATCTTCTAATCTGCATCTCTAAAGCAAGAATTGGCCTGAAACAATACATGAAG GGGTACCACCTCTACACTGACCATTTTTACACAAGCCCCATGCTCTATTTGGATCTCCTGAAGAAGGAGACTCTTGCTTGTGGTACCATCCGTACCAACCGGAAGGGGTATCCAAGAACAAAAATCAATGATCTCACCAGGCAGGCAAAGAGAGGAACCATCCGCTGGCACAGACGTGGACAACTTCTTTTTGTAAAGTGGATGGACACAAGGGAGGTTGTGGTGTGCTCCACAATGCACAAGGCATATGATGGTGACACAGTGATGAGGAGAGTAAAAAATCAGGAGGGG caaatatcaaaaacaaatgcacaaGAGGCTCTACCTCAGAAACTCTTTAGAGAGAAACTGATGTCGGAGCTTGTGGCCTTTTCAGAGGACACCACCCAGGATGAGTCTGCTGCAGGACCCTCAGGTGAAACAAAACAATGCCTGCCAGCATTTTACAGCGATGACAGTACAGCTGGCAGGCGAAAATGTGCCATGTGCAAAAGGTCTGGTGAAATTGTGAAGACGCCAGTGTACTGCAAAAAGTGCAATGTGCCATtgtgcgttgtggccaaaagaaACTGTTTTTACAAATGGCACAATATGGGGCACCACAAAAACCTGTAA